From one Lotus japonicus ecotype B-129 chromosome 3, LjGifu_v1.2 genomic stretch:
- the LOC130749437 gene encoding tubulin beta chain-like, translating to MREILHIQGGQCGNQIGAKFWEVVCAEHGIDHTGKYGGDSELQLERINVYYNEASCGRFVPRAVLMDLEPGTMDSVRSGPYGQIFRPDNFVFGQSGAGNNWAKGHYTEGAELIDSVLDVVRKEAENCDCLQGFQVCHSLGGGTGSGMGTLLISKIREEYPDRMMLTFSVFPSPKVSDTVVEPYNATLSVHQLVENADECMVLDNEALYDICFRTLKLTTPSFGDLNHLISATMSGVTCCLRFPGQLNSDLRKLAVNLIPFPRLHFFMVGFAPLTSRGSQQYRALSVPELTQQMWDSKNMMCAADPRHGRYLTASAMFRGKMSTKEVDEQMINVQNKNSSYFVEWIPHNVKSTVCDIPPTGLKMASTFIGNSTSIQEMFRRVSEQFTAMFRRKAFLHWYTGEGMDEMEFTEAESNMNDLVSEYQQYQDATADEDEYEEEEGEYEQE from the exons ATGCGTGAGATCCTTCACATCCAGGGTGGCCAGTGCGGCAACCAGATCGGAGCCAAGTTCTGGGAAGTCGTTTGCGCCGAGCACGGCATCGACCACACCGGCAAGTACGGCGGCGACTCCGAGCTTCAGCTTGAGAGGATCAATGTCTACTACAACGAAGCCAGTTGCGGTAGGTTCGTTCCTCGCGCTGTTCTCATGGATCTGGAACCGGGGACCATGGACAGTGTTAGGTCTGGGCCGTATGGTCAGATCTTCAGGCCGGACAACTTTGTGTTTGGTCAATCTGGTGCTGGGAACAACTGGGCTAAAGGGCATTATACCGAGGGCGCTGAACTGATCGATTCTGTGCTTGATGTTGTTCGTAAGGAGGCGGAGAACTGCGATTGTCTTCAGG GTTTTCAGGTGTGCCACTCCTTGGGTGGAGGGACTGGGTCTGGAATGGGTACCCTGTTGATTTCAAAGATCAGGGAAGAATACCCAGATAGGATGATGCTTACCTTCTCCGTTTTTCCTTCTCCAAAGGTTTCTGACACAGTGGTTGAACCCTACAATGCTACTCTGTCTGTTCACCAGCTTGTTGAAAATGCAGATGAGTGCATGGTGCTTGACAATGAAGCCTTGTATGACATTTGCTTCCGTACCCTGAAGCTCACCACCCCAAGCT TTGGTGATCTTAACCATTTGATATCAGCAACTATGTCTGGTGTCACTTGCTGTTTGAGATTCCCTGGTCAGCTTAACTCTGATCTGAGGAAGCTTGCTGTGAACCTCATTCCCTTCCCTCGTCTTCACTTTTTCATGGTTGGGTTTGCTCCATTGACATCCAGGGGATCTCAGCAGTACAGGGCTCTGAGTGTGCCAGAGCTTACACAACAGATGTGGGATTCCAAGAACATGATGTGTGCTGCTGACCCCAGGCATGGACGTTACCTCACTGCTTCTGCCATGTTCAGAGGCAAGATGAGCACCAAGGAGGTTGATGAACAGATGATTAATGTTCAGAACAAGAACTCCTCTTACTTTGTGGAATGGATTCCCCACAATGTGAAATCCACTGTTTGTGATATCCCCCCAACCGGCTTGAAGATGGCATCCACATTCATTGGAAATTCCACCTCAATTCAAGAAATGTTCCGCAGGGTGAGTGAGCAGTTCACTGCTATGTTCAGGAGAAAGGCTTTCTTGCATTGGTACACTGGTGAAGGAATGGATGAGATGGAGTTCACTGAAGCTGAAAGCAACATGAATGATCTTGTGTCTGAGTATCAGCAGTACCAAGATGCAACtgctgatgaagatgagtatgaagaggaagagggagagTATGAGCAAGAATGA